A part of Xenopus tropicalis strain Nigerian chromosome 4, UCB_Xtro_10.0, whole genome shotgun sequence genomic DNA contains:
- the cnep1r1 gene encoding nuclear envelope phosphatase-regulatory subunit 1 — translation MNSLEQAEDLKAFERRLTEYVSCLQPATGRWRMILIVVSVCTATGAWNWLIDPETQKVSFFTSLWNHPFFTISCITLIGLFFAGIHKRVVAPSIIAARCRTVLAEYNMSCDDTGKLILKPRPHVQ, via the exons ATGAACTCCTTAGAGCAGGCAGAAG atCTTAAAGCATTTGAGAGAAGACTTACTGAATATGTTTCATGTTTACAGCCTGCTACAGGACGGTGGAGAA TGATACTCATAGTGGTCTCTGTTTGCACTGCCACGGGGGCATGGAATTGGCTAATAGATCCAGAGACCCAAAAG gTGTCTTTCTTCACATCTTTGTGGAATCATCCATTCTTTACCATTAGCTGTATAACACTGATTGGTTTGTTCTTTGCTGGTATACACAAGAGAGTGGTGGCACCATCTAT AATAGCAGCACGATGTCGGACTGTCCTGGCTGAATATAACATGTCGTGTGATGAT ACTGGAAAGCTAATTTTAAAGCCAAGACCCCATGTCCAATGA
- the tiprl gene encoding TIP41-like protein produces MMIQGFKSSNQEFKFGPWQLTAIKTHIMKSADAEKLAEEMSMPCLPEMMFGDNVLRIQHTSGFGIEFNAKDALKVVKSNQASLKVACAEEWQESRSDSEHNKEVVKPYDWTYTTDYKGTLLGDNMKLNVIPTTDKINTEKLKAREQIMFFEEVLLFEDELHDHGVSSLSVKIRVMPTSFFLLLRYFLRVDGVLIRMNDTRLYHEADKTFMLREYTSKESKISNLSHVPPPLYTEPNEISQYLPVTQTIYEKLEFPSQDLEKAVLVDTKNVTAL; encoded by the coding sequence ATGATGATACAAGGCTTTAAAAGCAGCAATCAAGAATTCAAATTTGGACCATGGCAACTCACTGCAATCAAAACCCACATCATGAAATCAGCTGATGCTGAGAAACTGGCTGAAGAGATGAGCATGCCGTGTCTACCAGAGATGATGTTTGGGGATAATGTCTTGAGAATTCAACATACCTCTGGGTTTGGCATAGAATTTAATGCTAAGGATGCTTTGAAAGTTGTGAAAAGTAACCAAGCGTCTTTAAAAGTTGCATGTGCTGAGGAGTGGCAGGAGAGCAGATCAGATAGCGAGCACAATAAAGAGGTTGTAAAACCTTATGATTGGACATATACAACGGACTACAAGGGAACATTGCTTGGTGACAATATGAAACTTAATGTTATCCCAACAACAGATAAGATAAACACAGAGAAATTGAAAGCAAGAGAGCAGATAATGTTCTTTGAGGAGGTCCTGCTGTTTGAAGATGAATTACATGACCATGGAGTGTCCAGTCTAAGTGTTAAAATTAGAGTGATGCCTACAAGCTTTTTTCTTCTCTTGAGATATTTTTTGAGGGTGGATGGTGTACTCATCCGAATGAATGATACTCGTTTGTATCATGAGGCAGACAAGACATTCATGCTGAGAGAATACACATCCAAGGAGAGTAAAATTAGTAATCTTAGCCATGTTCCTCCTCCTCTCTACACTGAGCCAAATGAGATCTCTCAGTATTTACCTGTTACACAAACCATTTATGAAAAATTAGAATTTCCATCACAAGATTTGGAAAAAGCAGTACTAGTGGATACAAAAAATGTGACAGCCCTATAA